From the Halodesulfovibrio aestuarii DSM 17919 = ATCC 29578 genome, one window contains:
- a CDS encoding alanine/glycine:cation symporter family protein: MESFMSWLDMIDGWVWGPVMLTLLVGTGLLLTIMLKGLQFRKLGYSLYLALIKRKDDEAEDGDISNFEALMTALSATVGTGNIAGVATAIAIGGPGALFWMWITGLVGMATKFGEAVLAVKYRVKDENGEMCGGPMYYIARGLGWKGLGSVFAFFAAVAAFGIGNMVQSNSVALAVKDTFGIDPFIVGIILAILTAVVVLGGIKSIGKVTSILIPIMIVFYVGGALFIILSNLDKVGPAFSLVFEYAFSPVAASGGFAGATVAAAIRFGVARGVFSNESGLGSAPIAAAAAQTKHPVDQALVSMTQTFIDTIVICTMTGLVIIMFNWDSGLTSSSLTTEAFRLGFEGGQYVVTIGLILFAYSTILGWCYYGEKSIEYLLGTAAIKPYRIVYIAVILFGAVQKVGLVWTLADIFNGLMALPNLIGLLFLSPVIVRETREYFAMKNGVAPEALRHADK; encoded by the coding sequence ATGGAAAGCTTTATGTCATGGCTGGATATGATCGACGGATGGGTATGGGGCCCTGTAATGCTTACCTTGCTGGTTGGTACCGGCCTTCTGCTGACAATTATGCTCAAGGGTTTGCAGTTTAGAAAACTTGGCTATTCTTTGTATCTTGCGCTTATTAAACGTAAAGACGACGAGGCAGAAGACGGCGATATCTCAAACTTTGAAGCCCTGATGACTGCGCTCTCTGCAACCGTTGGTACAGGTAACATCGCCGGTGTTGCTACTGCGATTGCTATTGGTGGTCCTGGTGCGTTGTTCTGGATGTGGATTACCGGTCTTGTTGGTATGGCTACCAAGTTTGGTGAAGCTGTACTTGCTGTAAAATACCGCGTGAAAGACGAAAATGGCGAAATGTGCGGTGGTCCAATGTACTACATTGCACGTGGTCTTGGCTGGAAAGGTCTCGGCTCTGTTTTCGCATTTTTCGCAGCTGTTGCCGCATTTGGTATCGGTAACATGGTACAGTCCAACTCTGTAGCACTTGCTGTTAAAGATACCTTTGGTATTGATCCTTTCATTGTTGGTATCATTCTCGCAATTCTTACCGCGGTCGTAGTTCTTGGTGGTATTAAGTCTATTGGTAAAGTTACCTCTATTCTTATTCCTATCATGATTGTGTTCTACGTTGGTGGTGCTCTGTTCATTATTCTTTCTAACCTTGATAAGGTTGGTCCTGCATTTAGTCTTGTTTTTGAATACGCATTTAGCCCTGTTGCAGCTTCCGGTGGTTTTGCTGGCGCAACAGTCGCAGCAGCTATCCGCTTCGGTGTTGCACGTGGCGTATTTTCTAACGAATCCGGTCTTGGTTCTGCTCCAATTGCTGCAGCTGCAGCGCAAACCAAGCACCCTGTAGATCAGGCTCTCGTTTCCATGACTCAGACCTTCATTGATACAATCGTTATTTGTACTATGACTGGTCTCGTAATCATCATGTTCAACTGGGATTCTGGTCTTACTAGTTCTTCTCTTACTACCGAAGCATTCCGTCTCGGTTTTGAAGGCGGCCAGTACGTTGTAACCATTGGTCTTATTCTCTTCGCGTACTCCACTATTCTTGGCTGGTGTTACTACGGTGAGAAATCCATTGAATACCTCCTTGGTACAGCTGCTATCAAACCTTACCGAATTGTGTACATCGCAGTTATTCTCTTTGGTGCTGTACAGAAAGTTGGTCTGGTTTGGACTCTGGCAGATATCTTCAACGGCCTTATGGCTCTTCCAAACTTAATTGGTCTTCTCTTCCTCAGTCCGGTTATTGTTCGCGAAACCCGTGAATACTTTGCAATGAAAAATGGTGTTGCACCTGAAGCATTGCGCCACGCTGATAAATAG
- a CDS encoding metallophosphoesterase family protein: MKNQNRRQFLQSGAFTLMGMSLMGSKAFAAPTKTAFAPVRFGVISDPHLDIKGKNGMKMSAASVDCVHQAVKGLNQETGLSFVVVTGDLLLDGEKENAEAIKGLLDRLTVPYFVIAGNHDFVPVNPAKHREGFSYLTIEEFVKFFDGKGYDGSGNRYWAHSVVPGLRIIGLDANLPLEQKKWGGVLPEEQLEWLDTQLSDHKDEMNIVFMHHNVIPWSSDELKGGPKQWFCADNAEAVRAVLERHAEAAPLMITGHRHIGMRVSELGGVNYMVAPSANTHPMRYSVLTVSPEAVTWKTPMIGVPESVHIEALNNLLAATWWRETQYAERSATSDAEVLEFYEKNSQRIGTKVL; this comes from the coding sequence ATGAAAAATCAAAATCGTCGTCAATTCCTTCAGTCCGGAGCTTTTACGCTGATGGGGATGTCTTTGATGGGAAGTAAAGCTTTTGCTGCTCCAACCAAAACAGCCTTTGCTCCAGTACGCTTTGGTGTGATTTCAGACCCGCATCTTGATATTAAGGGTAAAAACGGTATGAAGATGAGCGCAGCTAGTGTGGACTGTGTTCATCAGGCTGTAAAAGGACTTAATCAGGAGACAGGGTTGTCTTTTGTTGTTGTCACTGGTGATCTTCTTCTTGATGGTGAAAAAGAGAATGCTGAAGCAATTAAAGGATTATTGGACAGATTGACCGTTCCGTATTTTGTTATCGCTGGAAACCATGATTTTGTGCCGGTAAATCCTGCAAAGCATCGAGAAGGTTTTTCCTACCTTACTATTGAAGAATTTGTGAAGTTTTTTGATGGGAAAGGGTACGATGGTTCAGGTAATCGTTATTGGGCACACTCTGTTGTTCCCGGGCTGCGTATCATCGGTCTTGATGCCAACCTTCCGCTTGAGCAGAAAAAGTGGGGTGGTGTGCTTCCAGAAGAGCAGTTGGAATGGCTTGATACGCAGTTGAGTGACCATAAGGACGAGATGAATATTGTGTTCATGCATCATAACGTCATTCCGTGGTCCAGTGATGAGCTGAAGGGAGGCCCTAAACAGTGGTTCTGTGCTGATAACGCTGAGGCTGTACGTGCCGTTCTTGAGAGGCATGCAGAAGCTGCTCCGCTTATGATTACAGGCCATCGCCATATCGGTATGCGTGTAAGTGAGCTTGGTGGTGTTAACTACATGGTTGCTCCTTCTGCCAATACACACCCGATGCGATACTCTGTACTGACGGTTTCACCGGAAGCCGTAACTTGGAAAACTCCTATGATCGGAGTGCCAGAGTCTGTGCACATTGAAGCGCTCAATAATTTGCTTGCTGCAACATGGTGGCGCGAAACGCAGTATGCAGAACGCAGCGCGACAAGTGACGCTGAGGTTCTCGAGTTTTATGAAAAAAATTCTCAGCGCATAGGTACAAAGGTGCTGTAG
- a CDS encoding M23 family metallopeptidase, with product MKMYFLTKQQKDYLFFTIALLLFTSLIALPNLANASTTSTASIDKRYNLSDLMNGWEQINPKSALPTEHVPGFANDKLFTKKVSVKKGETLYGVLKKAGVPLRQQRQIVATTLKQKAFRFDVGLEMTLTLRQLPKTKRKELAQLSVQLNKNRRFVVRLQPNGTYKAAIERTQYKGKLQYVGGIIKNSFVKDAQRSGLPASIASQAYKLLAKRKKLTRRNIKNKDFEVIYEVYPKKSGIAPRLQYVRLGKKTSMQLFFFEGEYGGSYYDVNGNTTASRGKIEPVKNARISSKFGYRRHPILKRRILHKGVDYAAPRGTPIHAAADGTIDFIGRNGGYGNQITLRHNSSTKTAYAHMRKFKKGLKRGSKVKAGDIIGYVGNTGRSTGPHLHFEVLKNGKAVNPLTAELPRPTRLKGVELAQFKLSQVRLFLQVAQQRVMTETVASLTPETIAKATL from the coding sequence ATGAAAATGTACTTTTTGACAAAACAACAAAAGGATTATTTGTTCTTTACCATTGCGTTACTACTATTTACCTCACTTATTGCACTACCTAACTTAGCAAACGCTTCAACGACTAGTACCGCATCTATCGACAAACGTTACAATCTTTCCGACCTCATGAATGGTTGGGAACAAATCAATCCCAAGAGCGCGCTCCCTACGGAGCATGTTCCAGGCTTCGCCAACGACAAACTTTTTACCAAAAAAGTTTCGGTAAAAAAGGGAGAAACCCTGTACGGGGTACTCAAAAAAGCTGGCGTTCCGCTAAGGCAACAGCGTCAAATCGTTGCTACAACATTAAAGCAGAAGGCTTTTCGGTTCGATGTAGGGTTAGAAATGACCCTGACACTGCGCCAACTTCCTAAAACCAAACGAAAGGAACTTGCGCAACTAAGTGTGCAGCTCAATAAAAACCGTCGTTTTGTAGTTAGGCTACAACCAAACGGTACTTACAAAGCTGCAATCGAACGTACTCAGTACAAGGGGAAACTGCAGTATGTTGGGGGCATCATCAAAAACTCATTTGTTAAAGATGCACAACGTTCCGGCCTTCCTGCCTCTATCGCTTCACAAGCCTACAAGCTTTTAGCAAAGAGGAAAAAACTTACTAGAAGAAACATTAAGAACAAAGACTTTGAAGTTATTTACGAAGTCTACCCCAAAAAATCTGGCATTGCCCCACGTCTCCAATACGTTCGCTTAGGTAAAAAAACTTCGATGCAACTTTTCTTTTTTGAAGGGGAGTACGGAGGATCGTATTATGATGTGAATGGCAACACCACTGCCAGCAGGGGAAAAATCGAACCTGTAAAAAATGCTCGAATCAGCTCCAAGTTCGGCTACCGTAGGCATCCGATTCTAAAACGCAGAATACTGCATAAGGGAGTCGACTACGCAGCACCAAGAGGAACCCCCATCCATGCTGCAGCAGACGGTACAATTGACTTTATTGGGCGCAACGGTGGATATGGTAACCAGATCACCCTTCGTCACAATAGCTCTACAAAAACAGCATACGCGCATATGCGAAAGTTCAAAAAAGGACTGAAGCGCGGTAGCAAAGTTAAAGCTGGCGACATCATCGGATACGTTGGCAACACAGGTCGTTCAACCGGCCCACACTTACATTTTGAAGTGCTAAAAAATGGAAAAGCAGTAAATCCACTAACAGCGGAACTGCCCCGTCCTACCAGACTTAAGGGTGTTGAACTGGCACAGTTTAAACTCTCTCAAGTACGTTTATTCCTACAGGTTGCACAGCAGCGTGTTATGACAGAAACAGTGGCGTCACTGACTCCAGAAACAATTGCTAAAGCAACCTTATAA
- a CDS encoding portal protein: MSQSLLKAVRNTAVFLEAQRQDWESAWRDVSYYIVPHKGTFSFSDSGSSARFSKKIIDGTASRAIRILAAGMQSGLTSPAQPWFRLRLIDKELMEYAPVRLWLDDVESRIYNELAHAGFYQAAHNMYSELAAFGSADMYMASDEKKLFSFSCLTCGEFAWASDRYGKIDTVLRRTKMTVRQLAAQFGEETLSATARRMLSRDPYSMIEIGHLVCPREGKSFVTQGAGKPVLAGKRNMPWASITFEMGTDATTVLNESGFMEFPHLCGRWDVTGMDTYGYSPAMDVMPDVKMLQEMAKSQLLAVHKVVNPPMRVPAGYKQRLNLIPGAQNFVNSTQQDAVSPLYQINPDIQAVSYKIDDVRRGIREGFFNDLFLMFTGEDRSNITATEVLERSQEKMVMLGPVIERHQTEILDPLLARMLGVLQRSGRMPDAPQELEGRALQVEYVSVLAQAQKLAGSNAIRQLTEQVGRMAAVAPSVLDKLDFDQCVDELASTSGVPARILRSDEDVAARREAAQAQASELQAPEQIERLASAVSSAVSTVKESPELFEKIVSTVGGGAGEDSQKLLQEALTFTGR, translated from the coding sequence ATGTCGCAATCATTACTTAAAGCTGTCCGGAACACGGCTGTTTTTCTGGAAGCACAACGGCAGGATTGGGAGTCTGCGTGGCGGGATGTATCATATTATATAGTTCCGCATAAGGGCACCTTTTCTTTTTCCGACTCCGGTAGCAGCGCGCGTTTTAGCAAAAAGATTATCGACGGAACCGCATCGCGGGCTATCCGGATTCTTGCGGCAGGGATGCAGAGCGGGCTTACTTCTCCGGCGCAACCGTGGTTTCGACTGCGGCTTATTGATAAGGAGTTGATGGAGTATGCTCCGGTTCGATTGTGGCTCGATGACGTTGAGAGCCGCATATATAATGAACTGGCACATGCCGGATTTTATCAGGCTGCCCATAATATGTATTCCGAGCTGGCCGCATTCGGTTCAGCAGATATGTATATGGCCTCGGACGAAAAAAAGCTTTTCAGCTTTTCGTGCCTGACATGTGGTGAGTTTGCATGGGCCTCAGATCGTTACGGAAAGATCGATACCGTTCTCCGCCGTACTAAAATGACAGTACGGCAGTTAGCGGCGCAGTTTGGTGAAGAGACTTTGTCCGCAACCGCAAGACGGATGCTTTCCCGTGATCCTTACAGCATGATTGAAATAGGGCATCTGGTGTGCCCACGGGAAGGCAAGAGCTTTGTTACGCAAGGTGCAGGTAAACCAGTACTTGCGGGTAAGAGAAATATGCCGTGGGCATCCATAACGTTTGAAATGGGAACAGATGCCACGACTGTTTTGAATGAGAGTGGCTTCATGGAATTTCCGCATCTGTGTGGAAGGTGGGATGTGACGGGTATGGATACCTATGGGTATTCACCTGCAATGGATGTGATGCCGGATGTGAAAATGCTTCAAGAGATGGCGAAAAGTCAGCTTCTTGCTGTGCATAAGGTAGTTAATCCACCAATGCGTGTTCCGGCTGGGTACAAGCAGCGTTTAAATCTTATTCCTGGTGCGCAGAACTTTGTAAATAGTACACAACAGGATGCCGTGTCTCCTCTGTATCAGATTAATCCTGATATTCAGGCTGTTTCATACAAAATTGATGATGTGCGCCGCGGGATTCGTGAAGGCTTTTTTAATGATCTGTTCTTAATGTTCACAGGTGAAGACCGTAGCAACATTACTGCAACAGAGGTGCTCGAGCGCAGTCAGGAAAAAATGGTCATGCTCGGGCCTGTAATTGAGCGTCATCAGACAGAAATTCTCGATCCGTTGCTGGCGCGAATGCTTGGAGTGCTGCAACGTTCCGGGCGGATGCCGGACGCTCCGCAGGAACTGGAAGGCAGAGCGTTGCAGGTTGAGTATGTATCCGTACTTGCTCAGGCACAAAAACTTGCTGGTTCCAACGCTATTCGTCAGTTGACGGAACAGGTTGGAAGAATGGCAGCAGTTGCACCATCCGTTCTGGATAAATTGGATTTCGATCAATGTGTGGATGAACTTGCTTCAACTTCCGGTGTTCCGGCAAGAATTCTTCGATCTGACGAAGATGTTGCCGCGCGGCGTGAAGCTGCACAGGCGCAGGCGTCAGAACTTCAGGCTCCGGAGCAAATCGAAAGATTGGCAAGTGCAGTGTCATCTGCTGTGAGTACAGTCAAAGAGTCTCCGGAACTCTTTGAAAAAATTGTTTCAACCGTAGGCGGAGGGGCAGGGGAAGATTCACAAAAACTTCTACAGGAAGCTCTGACGTTTACAGGACGCTAA